One segment of Acidianus sp. HS-5 DNA contains the following:
- a CDS encoding nucleotidyltransferase domain-containing protein — MERIEYFNNWRKYAEEICLSLKSSLPDVMVAVFGSVVKGNYVPSLSDIDVLIVSDKVGDVKWQANVILYIESKVFNGKVTPFEFHFSKWKDYEEFYKEFFKPLVEIRC; from the coding sequence ATGGAGAGAATAGAATACTTTAATAACTGGAGGAAGTACGCTGAGGAAATATGTCTATCTCTTAAGAGCTCATTACCTGACGTCATGGTAGCAGTGTTCGGCAGTGTCGTCAAGGGCAATTACGTCCCGTCTCTGAGCGACATAGACGTCTTAATTGTGTCAGATAAAGTAGGTGATGTTAAGTGGCAGGCAAATGTTATCCTTTACATAGAATCAAAAGTGTTTAATGGAAAAGTTACTCCTTTTGAGTTCCACTTTTCGAAGTGGAAGGACTACGAGGAGTTCTATAAGGAGTTCTTCAAGCCTTTAGTGGAAATAAGGTGCTAA
- a CDS encoding HEPN domain-containing protein, which translates to MSKKEVVDAFKSRSLRFFEEAVSDVEKGWYDFTLFHLEQSLQLALKAVILENKGSYPFTHDIDELINCLGKTEVMELRDKNKDVITLLKLAYTGSRYFPTAYDKEIAVKLLT; encoded by the coding sequence ATGTCAAAGAAAGAAGTAGTCGACGCATTTAAAAGTAGGTCTCTGAGGTTCTTTGAGGAAGCAGTCTCAGACGTTGAGAAGGGTTGGTATGATTTTACGTTATTTCATTTAGAGCAATCCTTACAGCTCGCGCTTAAGGCAGTCATCTTAGAAAATAAGGGAAGTTACCCTTTTACTCATGACATAGATGAGCTAATAAACTGCCTTGGTAAAACTGAAGTAATGGAGTTAAGGGATAAAAATAAAGATGTTATCACGTTGTTAAAATTAGCGTACACTGGGTCTAGGTATTTCCCTACTGCTTACGATAAGGAAATAGCAGTAAAGCTTCTAACGTAG